One genomic segment of Epinephelus fuscoguttatus linkage group LG19, E.fuscoguttatus.final_Chr_v1 includes these proteins:
- the LOC125879589 gene encoding fibrinogen alpha-1 chain-like: MSPTPKPFLCLSSETCLSPIETEVLMRMTDQVFCPVDLEEHVRSPDYLLSPNDPEMFLSQNDSDKCLSPVDAKGCLSPNGEEEDEDVCLSLTEANTHVRPVEKYILSTKEEGQSLSFSSDQALPGEDRNREVSISVEDGNSLCFGSFDGNKGSRGTVNEPTSQGINPQLSSSHGSFKFGSPGGRSIIADKEEQLGFRGLYQKGVSQARTPNDGYKVTGGIAHNKDVQNSSGSPGGRYGSEGLKEISSTDSVVRGQKNNDWLNTNKPAKGEILFVRSSSFGGVPANGGSTFSGVATKLGGSGMGNDVAACFGVMAANSSGTAGGNTVDAGDRFRCGSGDWLVYGGSLGRTSTNLPRTGSEESPSGATLPATSHPETGRFGRGSGEWVVYSGGFGRKSSLDSSPGLPSEGKVEGPSVATNLATSPQETGRFSCRGSEGWMVYGGSLGRKNSLPRTGREESPSVFCATSPPDTKKFGSGGSGEWMVNSGSLKRNINMDGSDILPNTESRESQSTAMHLPTSPPGTGRFSSRSGEWRVYGGSTGYVSNVAGSNSLSNVDSKESPSVAMQLATSPPGVLRPRRFGSGDSGEWRVYGGSTGRLSSASNAGKVGVSTNYGQVISPPSSYTSSGPRLNSTGSGGRLSSGGVVRRSSSVGSGGRLSSSSSGNKLSSSSGSNRISSSGRFTSTGSGERKPVYSSASGRRSTSGSTGRSGGGGTTSNNRAPSPGGRMSLGSGGWLNSSTAGANCISSPGSGSRLSSADSSDRISSQAGGRISSSSGSGRTNSTGGRVISSSDRPVRSTGSGAGGNKDRISVCKMAALSISAAGRERSQDRQRQAQRSQQQQVTAVSPLVQRWLTTGVGVTSAESDGLDDIIRL; the protein is encoded by the exons ATGAGCCCAACGCCAAAGCCATTTCTATGCTTGAGTTCAGAAACATGCCTGAGCCCAATTGAGACAGAGGTGTTAATGCGCATGACAGATCAAGTATTTTGCCCAGTTGATCTGGAAGAACATGTTAGAAGTCCTGATTATCTCCTGAGTCCAAATGACCCAGAAATGTTTCTCAGCCAAAATGACTCAGACAAATGTTTGAGTCCAGTTGATGCTAAAGGGTGTCTGAGTCCAAATGGTGAGGAAGAAGACGAGGATGTATGTCTGAGTCTAACTGAGGCAAATACACACGTGAGACCAGTTGAGAAATACATTCTCTCGACGAAAGAGGAAGGCCAGTCTCTGTCATTTAGCAGTGATCAAGCTTTGCCaggagaggacagaaacagagaagtCAGCATTTCAGTGGAAGATGGAAACAGTTTGTGTTTTGGATCATTTGATGGCAACAAAGGAAGTAGAGGTACTGTGAATGAACCAACCAGTCAAGGGATCAACCCTCAGCTGAGCAGCAGTCATGGAAGCTTTAAGTTTGGGAGTCCAGGTGGCCGTAGTATCATAGCAGACAAAGAGGAACAGCTTGGTTTTAGAGGCCTGTATCAGAAAGGTGTAAGTCAAGCAAGAACTCCCAATGACGGGTACAAAGTTACAGGAGGCATTGCACATAACAAGGATGTCCAGAATTCAAGTGGCAGTCCAGGAGGCAGGTATGGCTCAGAAGGCTTGAAAGAGATTTCCAGTACTGACAGTGTAGTTAGGGGACAGAAAAACAATGACTGGCTAAATACCAACAAGCCAGCTAAAGGTGAAATACTGTTTGTTAGGTCATCTAGCTTTGGAGGTGTCCCTGCCAATGGAGGATCAACCTTTAGTGGTGTGGCTACCAAATTAGGAGGTAGTGGTATGGGTAATGATGTGGCAGCTTGTTTTGGTGTCATGGCTGCTAATTCATCAGGTACAGCTGGTGGTAATACAGTTGATGCAGGGGACAGATTTAGGTGTGGCAGTGGAGATTGGTTGGTTTATGGTGGCAGTCTAGGACGTACAAGCACAAACTTACCCAGAACAGGAAGTGAAGAAAGTCCATCAGGAGCAACTCTACCTGCAACAAGTCACCCAGAAACAGGGAGGTTCGGCAGAGGAAGTGGGGAGTGGGTGGTTTATAGTGGCGGTTTTGGACGTAAAAGCAGCCTGGATAGTAGCCCTGGCTTACCCAGTGAAGGAAAAGTGGAAGGCCCATCAGTGGCTACAAACCTTGCAACAAGCCCACAAGAAACAGGGAGATTCAGCTGTAGAGGGAGTGAAGGGTGGATGGTTTATGGAGGCAGTCTTGGACGTAAGAACAGCTTGCCCAGAACAGGGAGAGAGGAAAGCCCGTCAGTGTTCTGTGCAACAAGCCCACCAGACACAAAGAAGTTTGGTAGTGGAGGAAGTGGAGAATGGATGGTTAACAGCGGCAGTCTTAAACGTAACATTAACATGGATGGAAGTGATATTTTACCCAACACAGAAAGCAGAGAAAGCCAGTCAACAGCCATGCACCTGCCAACAAGCCCCCCAGGAACAGGGAGATTCAGCAGCAGAAGTGGAGAGTGGAGAGTCTATGGTGGGAGTACTGGATATGTGAGCAATGTGGCTGGCAGCAATAGCTTATCCAATGTCGACAGCAAAGAAAGCCCATCAGTGGCTATGCAACTGGCAACAAGCCCACCAGGAGTATTAAGACCACGGAGGTTTGGCAGTGGAGACAGTGGTGAGTGGAGAGTTTATGGTGGGAGTACTGGACGTCTGAGTAGTGCCAGTAATGCAGGCAAGGTTGGTGTCAGCACCAATTATGGCCAAGTCATCAGTCCACCAAGTAGCTATACAAGTAGTGGACCAAGACTTAATAGTACTGGTAGTGGTGGCAGGCTCAGCTCAGGTGGTGTTGTTCGGCGCAGTAGCAGTGTAGGTAGTGGTGGTAGGTTAAGTAGCTCTAGTAGTGGCAACAAGCTTAGCAGCTCATCTGGGAGCAACAGGATTAGCAGTTCTGGGAGATTCACCAGCACTGGCAGTGGTGAACGGAAGCCCGTATACAGCTCAGCTAGTGGACGTAGGAGCACTTCGGGAAGTACTGGGCGATCAGGCGGAGGGGGAACGACCAGCAACAATAGAGCCCCGAGCCCTGGAGGGAGAATGAGTTTGGGTAGTGGCGGGTGGCTGAACAGTTCAACAGCTGGTGCGAATTGCATTAGTAGCCCTGGGAGCGGGTCTCGACTTAGTAGTGCAGATAGCAGTGACAGAATTAGCAGCCAAGCTGGTGGAaggatcagcagctcctctgggtCAGGGAGGACCAACAGCACGGGGGGAAGGGTCATCAGCAGCAGTGACCGGCCAGTCAGGAGCACTGGTAGCGGAGCCGGAGGCAACAAGGACAGAATCAGTGTTTGCAAGATGGCGGCACTGTCAATCTCTGCAGCGGGGAGAGAAAGAAGTCAGGACCGACAAAGACAAGCTCAGCGGTcccagcaacaacaggttacaG CTGTGTCTCCTCTTGTCCAGCGATGGCTGACAACAGGTGTCGGGGTCACGAGTGCAGAATCTGATGGCCTTGATGACATTATACGTCTCTAA